The following proteins come from a genomic window of Hydractinia symbiolongicarpus strain clone_291-10 chromosome 2, HSymV2.1, whole genome shotgun sequence:
- the LOC130629509 gene encoding calreticulin-like: MLRLQHLKTDYILFLYRCKDDEMNHLYTLILNPDNTYEVRIDGSKVESGSLEADWDFLEPKKIKDPEAKKPDDWVDNAKMDDPEDKKPEDYDKPELIPDPDAKKPEDWDDEEDGEWEPPMINNPEYKGEWKPKQIDNPAYKGEWVHPEIDNPAYVADKDLYKYPDNAFVGFELWQVKSGTIFDNIIVTDDVAEAEAFAKETFEKTKEEEKAMKEKLDEEERKKQEEEDAKRKKEEEEKEKKEDDKDDEEEEEEEEEEPSEDKKTEDSTEEKEVKDEL, from the exons ATGTTAAGGTTGCAACATCTGAAAACtgattatatattatttttgtacAGATGTAAGGATGATGAGATGAACCATTTATAcacattaattttaaatccTGATAACACATATGAGGTACGCATTGATGGTTCAAAGGTAGAGTCTGGCTCGTTAGAAGCTGATTGGGACTTTTTAGAgccgaaaaaaattaaagatccaGAAGCTAAGAAACCTGACGACTGGGTAGATAATGCAAAAATGGATGATCCAGAAGATAAAAAACCAGAAGATTACGACAAACCAGAATTGATCCCTGACCCAGATGCAAAGAAACCTGAAGACTGGGATGATGAGGAAGACGGTGAATGGGAACCACCAATGATCAACAACCCCGAATATAAG GGTGAATGGAAGCCAAAACAAATTGACAATCCTGCATACAAAGGAGAATGGGTCCACCCAGAAATTGATAACCCAGCTTATGTAGCAGACAAGGACCTATACAAATATCCAGACAATGCTTTCGTTGGATTTGAGTTATGGCAG GTCAAATCTGGTACCATCTTTGATAACATCATTGTGACCGACGATGTTGCAGAGGCGGAAGCATTTGCTAAGGAAACATTTGAAAAAACGAAAGAAGAGGAAAAAGCAATGAAAGAGAAATTAGATGAAGAAGAAAGGAAGAAACAAGAAGAAGAGGATGCTAAACGTAAGAAGGAagaggaagaaaaagaaaagaaagaggaTGATAAAGATGATGAGGAGGAAGAAGAG gaggaagaagaagaaccTAGTGAAGACAAAAAGACCGAAGATTcaacagaagaaaaagaagtgaAAGACGAACTATAA
- the LOC130629506 gene encoding calreticulin-like, with translation MDFRIGLVLLFVAIVQCTIHYKETFDDDSWEKRWVYSTDKGADSAKFKLTAGKFYGDEKRDQGIQTSQDAKFYQISSKIETPFSNEGKPLVIQYQVKHEQNIDCGGGYIKLFSSNINQEKMNGDSPYNVMFGPDICGPGTKKVHVIFNYKGKNLLTKKDIRCKDDEMNHLYTLILNPDNTYEVRIDGSKVESGSLEADWDFLEPKKIKDPEAKKPDDWVDNAKMDDPEDKKPEDYDKPELIPDPDAKKPEDWDDEEDGEWEPPMINNPEYKGEWKPKQIDNPAYKGEWVHPEIDNPAYVADKDLYKYPDNAFVGFELWQVKSGTIFDNIIVTDDVAEAEAFAKETFEKTKEEEKAMKEKLDEEERKKQEEEDAKRKKEEEEKEKKEDDKDDEEEEEEEEEEPSEDKKTEDSTEEKEVKDEL, from the exons ATGGACTTTAGAATTGGTTTAGTGCTGCTATTTGTGGCTATAGTTCAATGTACTATCCATTATAAAGAAACTTTTGACG ATGATTCTTGGGAGAAAAGATGGGTTTATTCCACTGATAAAGGAGCTGATTCGGCAAAATTCAAGTTAACTGCTGGTAAATTTTATGGAGACGAAAAGAGAGACCAGGGTATTCAAACATCACAAGATgcaaaattttatcaaatttcatcaaaaattgaaaCTCCTTTCTCAAATGAAGGAAAACCACTTGTAATCCAGTACCAAGTTAAACATGAACAAAATATTGATTGTGGTGGTGGTTACATAAAACTTTTCTCTTCCAATATTAATCAAGAAAAAATGAATGGGGATTCCCCATACAACGTCATGTTTGGCCCAGATATTTGCGGTCCAGGAACCAAAAAAGTTCATGTCATCTTTAACTACAAGGGAAAGAATCTTCTAACAAAAAAAGACATcag ATGTAAGGATGATGAGATGAACCATTTATAcacattaattttaaatccTGATAACACATATGAGGTACGCATTGATGGTTCAAAGGTAGAGTCTGGCTCGTTAGAAGCTGATTGGGACTTTTTAGAgccgaaaaaaattaaagatccaGAAGCTAAGAAACCTGACGACTGGGTAGATAATGCAAAAATGGATGATCCAGAAGATAAAAAACCAGAAGATTACGACAAACCAGAATTGATCCCTGACCCAGATGCAAAGAAACCTGAAGACTGGGATGATGAGGAAGACGGTGAATGGGAACCACCAATGATCAACAACCCCGAATATAAG GGTGAATGGAAGCCAAAACAAATTGACAATCCTGCATACAAAGGAGAATGGGTCCACCCAGAAATTGATAACCCAGCTTATGTAGCAGACAAGGACCTATACAAATATCCAGACAATGCTTTCGTTGGATTTGAGTTATGGCAG GTCAAATCTGGTACCATCTTTGATAACATCATTGTGACCGACGATGTTGCAGAGGCGGAAGCATTTGCTAAGGAAACATTTGAAAAAACGAAAGAAGAGGAAAAAGCAATGAAAGAGAAATTAGATGAAGAAGAAAGGAAGAAACAAGAAGAAGAGGATGCTAAACGTAAGAAGGAagaggaagaaaaagaaaagaaagaggaTGATAAAGATGATGAGGAGGAAGAAGAG gaggaagaagaagaaccTAGTGAAGACAAAAAGACCGAAGATTcaacagaagaaaaagaagtgaAAGACGAACTATAA
- the LOC130629504 gene encoding peptidylprolyl isomerase domain and WD repeat-containing protein 1-like codes for MSSKGSPNQKRKLDDNENDEFIGPIPVPEAPIKKKKKLAFEQTYLKSLPSAESYEKSFMHRDILTHVNFTKTDFVVTASRDGHVKFWKKKEEEIEFVKHFRAHLSAIEDVAVSANGALYATIGSDKALKVFDVINFDMINMMKFQYQPGYCEWVFKKGDPIATIAISEKETSVINIYDGRGECTAFSVLKLHSKPVTLIKFNQVFNVAISADEAGMIEYWAGQKSDFNFPTNLEFEYKTDTDLFDFVANKTYATSLSFSPDGKQFVTASMDRKIRVFRFLTGKKTRVLDENLKTFTEMQQENQIVPDMEFGRRAAVERELEKTEAFRNINPIFDESGYFILYATMVGVKVVNLYSNTCVKILGKNENVRFLNISLYQGNPNKSSAAITIEMKASANPSLDKITSDPTLVCTGFKKNRFYLFTKREPDQGDSDRDVFNEKPSREEMVAATQGSSTKVLAELVVMHTTMGDIHFKLFPKECPRTVENFVTHCRKGYYNGHIFHRIIKQFMLQTGDPLGDGTGGESIWGEEFEDEFHHTLRHDRPYTLSMANAGPNTNGSQFFITVVPTPWLDNKHTVFGRVVKGMDVCQSMSMVRTHPKSDKPYDEIKIVNMVVK; via the exons ATGAGCAGTAAAGGAAGTCCTAATCAAAAAAGGAAATTAGATGACAATGAAAATGATGAATTCATCGGGCCAATACCAGTCCCAGAAGCACcaattaaaaagaagaaaa AACTCGCATTTGAACaaacttatttaaaaagtttgccATCTGCTGAATCATACGAAAAAAGTTTTATGCATCGTGATATCTTGACTCACGTCAACTTCACAAA AACAGACTTTGTGGTTACTGCAAGCAGAGATGGACATGTTAAATTCTGGAAAAAGAAGGAAGAAGAGATTGAATTTGTGAAACATTTTAGAGCTCATTTAA GTGCAATAGAGGATGTAGCAGTGAGTGCCAATGGAGCTTTGTATGCTACCATTGGTAGTGATAAAgctttaaaggtttttgatgtCATAAATTTCG ACATGATCAACATGATGAAGTTTCAGTATCAACCTGGTTATTGTGAATGGGTTTTTAAAAAGGGAGACCCGATTGCCACAATAGCAAT TTCGGAGAAGGAGACATCAGTCATCAACATATACGACGGAAGAGGTGAATGTACTGCTTTTTCCGTATTAAAGCTTCATTCAAAACCCGTCACCCTGATCAAA TTCAACCAAGTATTCAATGTTGCAATTTCAGCAGACGAAGCTGGTATGATTGAATATTGGGCTGGTCAGAAAAGTGATTTTAATTTTCCAACCAATTTAGAGTTTGAATATAAAACAGATACAGATTTGTTTGATTTTGTAGCT aataAAACATATGCAACATCACTAAGTTTTTCACCCGACGGGAAACAATTTGTGACAGCTTCTATGGATCGCAAG ATTCGTGTGTTTAGATTTCTTACTGGAAAAAAGACCAGAGTCTTGGATGAAAATCTTAAAACATTTACAGAAATGCAGCAG GAAAATCAAATTGTTCCTGATATGGAATTTGGTCGAAGAGCCGCTGTAGAAAGAGAACTTGAGAAAACAGAAGCATTTCGAAATATAAACCCAA tatttgATGAGAGCGGCTACTTTATCTTGTATGCAACTATGGTTGGTGTTAAAG TGGTAAACCTCTACTCAAATACATGCGTTAAAATACTTGGAAAG AATGAGAACGTTCGATTTTTGAACATATCATTGTACCAAGGTAATCCGAACAAATCAAGTGCTGCAATCACAatt GAGATGAAAGCTTCTGCAAATCCATCTTTAGATAAAATCACATCCGATCCTACGTTAGTCTGTACCGGTTTTAAAAAGAACAGATTTTATTTGTTCACAAAAAGAGAACCAGATCAGGGAGACAG TGATCGTGACGTGTTCAATGAGAAGCCTTCAAGAGAAGAAATGGTGGCAGCGACACAG GGTTCGTCAACGAAAGTTCTGGCCGAGTTGGTCGTTATGCACACTACGATGGGTGATATACATTTTAAACTCTTTCCGAAAGA GTGCCCACGTACCGTTGAGAATTTTGTCACTCATTGCCGTAAGGGATATTACAACGGTCACATCTTCCATCGCATCATTAAACAGTTTATGTTGCAAACCGGTGATCCTCTAG GTGATGGTACTGGTGGTGAGTCAATATGGGGTGAGGAGTTTGAGGACGAGTTTCATCACACGTTACGTCACGATCGACCGTATACACTCAGCATGGCGAATGCTGGTCCAAACACGAACGGAAGTCAATTCTTTATCACCGTCGTCCCTACG cCATGGCTTGATAATAAGCATACAGTATTCGGACGAGTTGTGAAGGGGATGGATGTGTGTCAGAGCATGAGTATGGTGAGAACACATCCAAAGTCCGATAAACCGTACGATGAAATCAAGATTGTGAATATGGTGGTAAAATAA
- the LOC130629507 gene encoding calreticulin-like encodes MLRLQHLKTDYILFLYRCKDDEMNHLYTLILNPDNTYEVRIDGSKVESGSLEADWDFLEPKKIKDPEAKKPDDWVDNAKMDDPEDKKPEDYGKPELIPDPDAKKPEDWDDEEDGEWEPPMINNPEYKGEWKPKQIDNPAYKGEWVHPEIDNPAYVADKDLYKYPDNAFVGFELWQVKSGTIFDNIIVTDDVAEAEAFAKETFEKTKEEEKAMKEKLDEEERKKQEEEDAKRKKEEEEKEKKEDDKDDEEEEEEEEEEPSEDKKTEDSTEEKEVKDEL; translated from the exons ATGTTAAGGTTGCAACATCTGAAAACtgattatatattatttttgtacAGATGTAAGGATGATGAGATGAACCATTTATAcacattaattttaaatccTGATAACACATATGAGGTACGCATTGATGGTTCAAAGGTAGAGTCTGGCTCGTTAGAAGCTGATTGGGACTTTTTAGAgccgaaaaaaattaaagatccaGAAGCTAAGAAACCTGACGACTGGGTAGATAATGCAAAAATGGATGATCCAGAAGATAAAAAACCAGAAGATTACGGCAAACCAGAATTGATCCCTGACCCAGATGCAAAGAAACCTGAAGACTGGGATGATGAGGAAGACGGTGAATGGGAACCACCAATGATCAACAACCCCGAATATAAG GGTGAATGGAAGCCAAAACAAATTGACAATCCTGCATACAAAGGAGAATGGGTCCACCCAGAAATTGATAACCCAGCTTATGTAGCAGACAAGGACCTATACAAATATCCAGACAATGCTTTCGTTGGATTTGAGTTATGGCAG GTCAAATCTGGTACCATCTTTGATAACATCATTGTGACCGACGATGTTGCAGAGGCGGAAGCATTTGCTAAGGAAACATTTGAAAAAACGAAAGAAGAGGAAAAAGCAATGAAAGAGAAATTAGATGAAGAAGAAAGGAAGAAACAAGAAGAAGAGGATGCTAAACGTAAGAAGGAagaggaagaaaaagaaaagaaagaggaTGATAAAGATGATGAGGAGGAAGAAGAG gaggaagaagaagaaccTAGTGAAGACAAAAAGACCGAAGATTcaacagaagaaaaagaagtgaAAGACGAACTATAA